In a single window of the Bufo bufo chromosome 5, aBufBuf1.1, whole genome shotgun sequence genome:
- the ALG2 gene encoding alpha-1,3/1,6-mannosyltransferase ALG2 — MGPSVLFIHPDLGIGGAERLVVDAALALKSRGCQVQVWTAHYDVNHCFSETLDSGIPIRCCGDWLPRSIFGRFLALCAYIRMLFLAFYIVFLSGEQFDVVFCDQISACIPIFKLTRNRKRVLFYCHFPDQLLTPRISLVKKIYRAPIDWLEEKTTGMADCILVNSHFTAQIFKETFTSLSHIKPDVLYPSLNVSNFQSCAFDGLAGLVPTKRKIVFLSINRYERKKNLKLALKSLSTLRDKVSLQDWEKIHLVLAGGYDERVRENVEYYQELNELAIKYDISNHVSFLRSFSDKQKLNLLHNCTCILYTPSNEHFGIVPVEAMYMYCPVIAVNSGGPLESVVDNVTGFLCAPTHEAFSDAMEKFVKNPSLRTTVGKSGHGRVMEKFSSEAFSNQLYHYICKLVEWK; from the exons ATGGGACCCTCTGTGCTTTTCATTCATCCAGATCTTGGCATTGGAGGAGCTGAGAGACTTGTTGTTGATGCGGCACTTGCACTTAAATCACGTGGTTGTCAAGTTCAAGTGTGGACAGCTCATTATGATGTAAATCATTGTTTCTCAGAGACATTGGATTCAGGCATCCCGATTAGATGCTGTGGAGATTGGCTTCCTCGAAGCATTTTTGGCAGATTCCTGGCTCTGTGTGCATACATTCGAATGCTGTTTCTGGCCTTCTACATAGTCTTTCTTAGTGGAGAACAATTTGATGTTGTGTTTTGTGACCAG ATCTCTGCTTGCATTCCAATTTTCAAACTGACCAGAAATAGGAAACGCGTTTTATTTTATTGCCATTTTCCCGACCAGCTACTTACGCCAAGAATATCATTGGTTAAAAAGATATATAGAGCTCCCATTGATTGGTTGGAAGAGAAGACCACGGGCATGGCAGACTGTATTCTAGTCAATAGTCATTTCACTGCACAAATCTTCAAAGAAACATTTACATCATTATCTCATATAAAACCTGATGTTTTGTATCCATCCTTGAATGTTAGCAACTTCCAGTCTTGTGCTTTTGATGGTCTGGCTGGACTTGTACCTACAAAGAGAAAGATTGTATTTCTTTCAATCAACCGATATGAGAGAAAGAAAAATCTTAAACTTGCACTGAAATCTCTGTCTactcttcgtgacaaagtaagttTGCAGGACTGGGAGAAGATTCACCTTGTCTTGGCTGGAGGATATGATGAGAGAGTAAGAGAAAATGTTGAGTATTATCAAGAACTAAACGAGCTGGCAATCAAGTATGACATTTCCAACCATGTGTCATTTTTAAGATCTTTTTCTGATAAACAAAAACTGAATCTTCTTCACAACTGCACATGTATATTGTATACTCCAAGCAATGAACATTTTGGAATTGTCCCTGTAGAAGCTATGTACATGTACTGTCCAGTAATAGCTGTTAACTCAGGTGGTCCCCTTGAATCTGTTGTCGATAATGTCACAGGGTTTTTATGCGCTCCTACACATGAAGCTTTTTCTGATGCAATGGAGAAGTTTGTTAAAAATCCTTCACTTAGGACAACAGTGGGGAAATCTGGGCATGGAAGAGTTATGGAAAAGTTTTCTTCTGAAGCTTTCTCAAATCAGTTGTATCATTACATCTGTAAGCTGGTAGAATGGAAATAA